In one window of Mytilus galloprovincialis chromosome 6, xbMytGall1.hap1.1, whole genome shotgun sequence DNA:
- the LOC143080411 gene encoding twisted gastrulation protein homolog 1-B-like, producing the protein MRLYIVGLLVLWCCLDVSEGCNEALCVSIVSKCMLIKSCDCDMTDIRNCSCCKDCNMCLSTLYTECCSCVGMCPAPDPEEGLHLTSTIEELKAPIPELFDVLTEEKDEEMRWTTYTYPAHYDALYFKPGHGMLDVNFGAAEKDHNRKSIIQQGKKDDNCTVAFMSDCLSLKRCKMSCKSMGASRYRWFHEHGCCQCIGSACINYGLNKPKCGLCPDEDEDDDDEGDEDEHDVKEVVKEEKIIEELVDKEAVIKQFERKHEDNNKKEIIKDEIDEFDIKRV; encoded by the exons ATGCGTTTGTATATCGTTGGACTTCTAGTGTTGTGGTGTTGTTTGGATGTATCAGAAGGATGTAATGAAGCGTTGTGTGTCAGTATTGTTAGTAAATGTATGTTAATCAAGTCATGTGATTGTGACATGACAGACATTAGAAACTGCTCCTGTTGTAAGGACTGTAACATGTGCTTGTCAACGTTGTACACAGAATGCTGCTCATGTGTTG GAATGTGTCCAGCACCTGACCCAGAAGAGGGTCTACACCTTACTAGTACTATAGAAGAATTGAAAGCTCCCATACCAGAGCTGTTTGATGTATTGACGGAGGAGAAAGACGAGGAAATGAGATGGACCACATATACATATCCTGCACATTATGATGCACTTTACTTTAAACCTGGTCATGGAATGTTAGATGTCAATTTTG GCGCTGCAGAAAAAGACCACAACAGAAAAAGTATTATTCAACAAGGCAAAAAAGACGACAATTGTACTGTAGCTTTCATGTCTGACTGTCTGTCATTAAAACGGTGTAAAATGTCTTGCAAATCTATGGGAGCATCCCGTTACAGATGGTTCCATGAACATGGATGTTGTCAATGCATTGGTTCCGCATGTATTAATTATGGCCTTAACAAACCAAAATGTGGCCTCTGTCCAGATGAGGACGAGGATGATGACGATGAAGGAGATGAGGACGAGCATGATGTGAAAGAGGTTGTTAAGGAAGAAAAGATAATAGAAGAACTTGTTGACAAAGAAGCAgtaataaaacaatttgaaagaAAACATGAAGATAACAACAAGAAAGAAATCATCAAAGATGAAATAGATGAATTTGATATCAAGCGTGTATAA
- the LOC143078336 gene encoding uncharacterized protein LOC143078336, which translates to MTAARNGPVPEYQWPLGNKSLLTETMSRVDFVREPVGLCYKFEKKPDQLPFDAMSFGQTSDDLKYLKTNIRDDSEFKNLSISMFVYPIGTPKGTLLHYVLGQEEKIRINFIMTHTVVSFRDEYANPTGLVAEEDLLKENEWNHLYIERQFESGRVKIYVNGEEKVNANDDFQKNIPMPTGGTVYLGNAVAKGASEDDQQFTGYITCFQIYTELVPKDNINEMWKNCLQKNWKYQPPVFYLISNENLKCVSSTPPTTPAPPPITNLVTRNILGIEKEWNEFRHQFNWKTSPRTTGYFMVKARDMKPSPFSFGIVNATDTRVCSRLCMRIDGCQSFSMDERIADYVTCHMYNSVYGDLVADPGSKYYTVVNID; encoded by the exons ATGACCGCAGCACGGAATGGTCCAGTTCCGGAATACCAATGGCCACTCGGAAACAAATCTTTGCTTACAGAAACAATGAGTAGAGTTGATTTTGTACGAGAACCAGTCGGACTCTGTTATAAGTTTGAAAAGAAACCGGATCAGCTACCATTCGATGCAATGTCTTTTGGTCAAACTTCAGAcgatttgaaatatttgaaaacaaacattCGAGACGACTCGGAATTTAAGAACCTTTCTATCTCCATGTTTGTTTATCCTATTGGAACACCAAAAGGGACATTATTACATTATGTTTTGGGACAAGAGGAAAAAATTAgaattaattttattatgacaCACACTGTTGTTTCATTCCGTGATGAATATGCAAATCCCACTGGATTGGTTGCCGAGGAAGATctattaaaagaaaatgaatgGAACCATTTGTACATAGAGCGTCAGTTTGAATCAGGACGGGTAAAGATTTACGTAAATGGTGAAGAAAAGGTCAATGCAAATGATGACTTTCAGAAAAACATTCCCATGCCAACAGGAGGAACAGTATACCTAGGGAATGCTGTTGCTAAGGGTGCGTCAGAAGACGACCAACAATTTACCGGGTACATCACGTGTTTTCAAATATACACTGAGCTAGTTCCGAAAGATAACATAAATGAAATGTGGAAAAACTGCCTACAGAAGAATTGGAAATATCAACCACCAG tgttttatcttatttcaaaCGAGAATTTGAAATGCGTGAGTAGCACACCACCTACAACACCCGCCCCTCCTCCTATTACAAATCTTGTAACGAGAAATATCTTGGGTATAGAAAAGGAATGGAACGAATTTCGACATCAATTCAATTGGAAAACTAGCCCCAGAACAACTGGTTACTTCATGGTGAAAGCGCGTGACATGAAACCTTCACCATTCTCCTTTGGAATTGTCAACGCAACAGACACCAGAGTGTGCTCCCGACTGTGCATGCGCATAGATGGTTGCCAGTCATTTTCAATGGACGAACGAATTGCGGATTACGTTACATGCCATATGTACAATTCTGTCTATGGCGATTTGGTAGCAGACCCCGGTTCAAAGTATTATACTGTTGTAAATATAGACTAA